In the genome of Prochlorothrix hollandica PCC 9006 = CALU 1027, one region contains:
- a CDS encoding DUF3084 domain-containing protein, whose translation MAGYILVLSVLILGGVIATVGDRLGTKVGKARLSLFNLRPRDTAVVITILTGGVVSATTLGILFAVNKELRGIFQLEELESQRETAQAELEQVRQEKTAIEAALTQAQDQQREAQAQLTTINQSLDQAKERQATTEAQLKTVAGQATGLRQEAAMLQAEADELMQQRDRVQAQIEQRDREIQKQEALLAAGQAQIAKGQAQIAAGQTQIDQLETAQQFLAQEVQQLEQNYRLLQTGSVVLARGQVLSTAVIQSPSRQQSRDLLDQVLQQANQVAQQQIRPGTDSADEPVIQVPLAEVDRLIDELSNGQPSVVRVLAARNSVLGDSRVQVVLEVSPNRLIFQAGEVVANASTDPTQMDINQLRQRLDLLLAASQFRAERAGIVSEGVPLRVQTYVQFLEQLATQEQPLTIQAVTPMPIYTVGPLRLQFIALDRDNHEVFRSLEPASSLDPNGAGF comes from the coding sequence ATGGCAGGCTATATTCTCGTTCTTTCAGTCCTCATCCTCGGTGGAGTGATTGCCACTGTGGGCGATCGCCTGGGGACCAAGGTGGGCAAAGCAAGGCTCAGCCTGTTCAACTTACGTCCCCGCGACACCGCCGTCGTGATCACGATCCTGACGGGGGGAGTGGTGTCTGCCACCACCCTGGGGATCCTGTTTGCTGTTAATAAAGAACTGCGGGGGATCTTCCAGTTGGAGGAACTGGAGTCCCAGCGGGAGACGGCCCAGGCCGAGTTGGAACAGGTGCGCCAGGAAAAAACCGCCATTGAAGCAGCCTTGACCCAAGCCCAGGATCAGCAACGGGAAGCCCAGGCCCAACTGACCACCATTAACCAGTCCCTAGACCAAGCCAAGGAACGCCAAGCGACGACGGAAGCCCAACTGAAAACCGTGGCGGGGCAGGCAACGGGTTTACGCCAAGAAGCCGCCATGCTCCAGGCGGAAGCGGATGAACTGATGCAACAGCGCGATCGAGTCCAAGCCCAAATTGAACAGCGCGATCGGGAAATCCAAAAGCAGGAAGCTCTCCTGGCGGCAGGTCAAGCCCAAATCGCAAAGGGCCAAGCCCAAATCGCGGCAGGTCAAACCCAAATTGATCAGTTGGAAACCGCCCAGCAGTTTCTGGCCCAGGAGGTGCAGCAACTGGAGCAAAATTATCGCTTGTTGCAAACGGGCAGTGTGGTGTTGGCCCGAGGTCAGGTGCTGTCCACCGCTGTAATCCAAAGCCCTAGCCGTCAACAAAGCCGGGATCTGCTGGATCAGGTGCTGCAACAGGCTAATCAGGTGGCCCAGCAACAAATTCGCCCCGGCACCGACAGCGCCGATGAACCGGTGATTCAGGTGCCCTTGGCGGAGGTGGATCGCCTCATTGATGAACTCAGCAACGGTCAACCCTCTGTGGTGCGGGTGTTGGCGGCTCGCAACTCTGTCCTGGGGGACAGTCGGGTGCAAGTGGTGTTGGAGGTCAGCCCCAATCGTCTGATTTTCCAGGCGGGGGAAGTGGTGGCCAATGCTTCGACGGATCCCACCCAAATGGACATTAATCAATTGCGGCAGCGCTTGGATTTGCTGTTGGCGGCCTCCCAGTTCCGGGCGGAACGGGCGGGGATTGTCTCGGAAGGGGTGCCCCTGCGGGTGCAAACCTATGTCCAGTTTTTAGAACAGTTAGCTACCCAGGAGCAACCCCTCACGATCCAAGCGGTGACCCCGATGCCGATCTACACCGTCGGTCCGTTACGTTTGCAGTTTATTGCCCTCGATCGTGATAACCATGAAGTTTTCCGCAGCCTCGAACCCGCCTCCTCCCTGGATCCCAACGGTGCTGGGTTTTGA
- a CDS encoding pre-16S rRNA-processing nuclease YqgF — translation MKFSAASNPPPPWIPTVLGFDPGRDKCGVAVMTGETLHYHQVVPALAAIATLDHLIAHWRVDRLVLGDQTTAKQWRSRLTQDLQSCPPLTLVDERYTTLEARDRYWQMYPPQGLTRLLPQGLRHPPRPIDDIVAILLIERYRSRLASSQESGLIP, via the coding sequence ATGAAGTTTTCCGCAGCCTCGAACCCGCCTCCTCCCTGGATCCCAACGGTGCTGGGTTTTGATCCCGGACGGGATAAGTGTGGGGTGGCGGTGATGACGGGAGAGACGCTGCACTATCATCAGGTGGTGCCCGCTTTGGCGGCGATCGCCACCCTGGATCACCTCATTGCCCACTGGAGGGTGGATCGGCTGGTGTTGGGGGATCAAACCACGGCGAAACAATGGCGATCGCGGTTGACCCAAGATCTCCAGTCTTGCCCGCCGTTAACGTTGGTGGATGAGCGCTACACCACCCTGGAGGCCCGCGATCGCTATTGGCAGATGTACCCGCCCCAGGGGCTAACTCGCCTCTTGCCCCAGGGCTTACGGCACCCCCCCCGCCCCATCGATGACATTGTGGCCATTCTCTTAATCGAACGCTATCGATCGCGTCTGGCATCCAGTCAGGAATCCGGTTTGATACCCTAA